The window TTCATAGAGTAAAGAAAAGCTGCCAAATTACCGCCATCATCTTTTAAGTAGACATTATCGTGAAGGTAAGCTTGTTTCTTAATTCTGGCTTCTTTCGACGTATCATGGAAATGGTAAACTCGCCACCGTTGCATAATTTTCTTAATGACCTCAGCCGTTTTCCGGTTACAGGCAAATTTCATGTCACCACTAATGTTAAGATCATCACCGGCTAACTTGCTTTCCCGGTGCCCGGATCCTAGGGAAACTAACGGTGCTTCACTGTCTGAACCACTTCTAGTAAAAGAGATAGCCTCATCAGCAAATATCAATGTATCCTGCGCTGCACTAACCAGCCGCATATGATATATATTCTGGCCTGCCGGAGTACTAAATTTTAAAGTTGCACTCATCTGCGGCGTTTGTTTGGCCCCAAAATGTAAAAGAGCATCGGCATACCCATTTTCAGCAATATACAGTTGCAGACTACCGGTCATTAAATAGTTTAACAGCTGAAAAAAACCGATGAGGTTAGACTTACCGGCACCATTGGCTCCTATCAACACATTTAATGAACTGAATTCCAAATCCATCTTCTTAATCGACTTAAAACCAGCCAGTTGAATGCTATCTAACATCTAGTATCACCCCGGTATCATTGTAACCAATTTTTGGGTAGAAAACAATTATAATTAATCCCCCATCACTAAATTGATCCTAAAAACCTTCTCCCCGGATTGTCATGAAAAATTCGGTATTGTCAGGGGTGTGTATTGGGGGTCAGGTGTTTTAGCTAAACTAAAAAGTCCAAAAGTTGACTTTATTGCCTGAACGAAAGTTGCTATATATAATGACCATAAAACAGAGCAAAAAGCTTTACGTAGATTAAAGCCAGGAGGAGATTTTGATGCAATCGTTCCTTATACAGAGAACCTTACGAAACCGGGAGAAAAGATGAAATAACCCGGCTACAGATTGCACCGGTACTGGTATAATAACTACAGCCTGTTTGGTCGACCGTTAATAATGAGAAATAATAATTAAAGCTAATAATTTGCAAACGGAGGGAGAAACGTGTCGTGGCTTTTGTTTGAATATCCCAGTTGAGGTACTGTTAAAAAGGCCAAGGCTTGGCTTGATAAAAAAGGCATCACCTATCAGACTCGTCATATTGTGAAGGAGCGGCCTACCCGGGAAGAAATTATTGATTTGCATAAAAAAAGTGGCTTGGATATAAAAAAGTTATTTAATACCAGGGGGGCTAAATACAAGGAACTTGGTTTAAAAGATATTATCAAGACCGCAAAGGATGATGACTTATACAATTTTCTGGCCTCCGACGGTATGCTGGTTAAGCGCCCTATTTTGACTAACGGTGAAAAAGTACTGATTGGTTTTAAAGAACAGGATTGGGAAGAAGCCTTTGCCCAGTACTGATCATTGATAGTGCCGGGGCAGGCGTTGGGCTTGTGGTGTATTGGGTAGCTGGCAGGTTGGTAAAATAGGCCAAAAAATTCTATTGACACCAAACCTATGTTCCCTTATAATAATAGCAGGTTTAACCAAACTGTTGTTTGGAGGGAAGGTGAAAAGCCAGCAATGATACTGGACAAGGACTATGTGCCCGTTATCAGTGGAAAGGATATGGACCGGGAAGCGGCAAAGTTTCTGCTGAAATACTGCCCCCGGGCTCTGGTGGAACCCATGCCGGTTCCCGTGGAGGAAATTGCGGAGCTCGAAATGAACCTGGATATTGATTATGTGCATATCGCTGAAGACGGCAGCACCCTGGGCATGATGATATTCACCGGTGGAAATGTTCAGCTTTACCACCAGGAAACAGGCCGGTATACCTGGCAGCACTACGAAGCGGGAACCATGCTGGTGGAAAGCAGTCTCACCGAAGCGGGGAACAGGGGCCGGGAGCGGTTCACCATTGCCCATGAAATGGTGCACTGGGACAGGCACCGGATCAGGTTTTTAATGCTTTCCCCCCGGAACGGGCAGCTGGCCGGGGCTTGCCGCTGTCCCCGGGAAAGGGTATGCAGGCCCAGAACTCCCGAGGAATGGATGGAATGGCAGGCCGATAACCTGGCGGCGGCCATTTTAATGCCGGCGGAGATGTTTAAAAGAAAGGCGCTGGAATTCAGGGCCATGTACGATGCAGGGGATTTGTTCGATGGTTGCAGCTTTTCCGAAATTTTGGGTGAAGATATCACCCGGCAGGCAATTATTAATGATTTGGCCCAGTTTTTTCAAGTATCCAGGCAGGCGGCCCAGATCAGGGGGGTCAGGCTTAAAGTTTTATAAAGTAACTTTGTTCGTTAACTAACCGGTTATTTTTTTATCAACCATGTACGCCAGTATGCATACAAGGCCAAGATGAAGGAGGTGAGCAGTGTTATGGCCATAAAAATAAAGTGCCCGGTTTGCCCCAATACAAGGTTATTGGACATGGTTTGGGGCAGGGACGCTGTGTTTGAAATAAAGTGTCCCCGGTGCGCCAGCATCATCAATTTGGCAGTGAAGAACAATCGCGTGACAACTAAAAAAGTGTAATTCATACCGAGCGGCGGAGCCGATACCAGGAGCTACCCCATAGCCGGATGATCGCTAAACATTTAGCGGTTATCCGGCTATTTTTTTTGTCCTTTTTCGGTTTCGGCTCCTCCCCGGGACCAAAAAGGAGGAGCCCGCAAATGAACAGAGTTATCAAAGTCGGCCGGGAATTGGTGCCCGTGAGTGAGGAGGTTTACCGGGAGTATTACCGCCTGGCCCGGCGCCAGAGGTACATGGAAAGGGATATCAAGGTGGGGCGCATCCAGGTCGACCCCGCCGGCGAAACTGCGGTTTTCGTGCCCAGTAAAGAGGATTCCATCGACCGGTTATTGGAGCAGGGGGTGGACTTTGCCGGCCGGCAAACCACCGAGGATATTGTTTGCCACAAAACCACCCGCCTGGCGCTGCAAAGGGCCCTGGCGGCGCTGGAACCCGGGGAGCGGGAGCTGATCCGGGCGCTGTATTATGAAAACCGTACCGTGAGGGAGGTGGCCCGGGAAAACAATGTTTCCCACGTGGCCGTGGTGAAAAGGCATCAGAGGGTGCTGGACAAGCTGAGAAAATTTTTTATCTAATGGCGGTTACCAAACCACCCTGCCCGTTGGCTAATAAGTGAAGGCAATAAACCAAATGCCAGAGCTCAATTTTACCAGGCACCCTGGAAAGGAGGTGAAATAAATGGCGGTTGATAAAATCCCCAGCGGCACAGCATTACGGATGCAGTTCCAGACCGGGGTGGACGGTGACGGTGATCCCATCTACCGCACCAAGAGCCTCAGCAACGTAAAAACCGAGGCCCAGGATCAGGACATTTTCGACGTGGCCCAGGCCCTGGTGCAGCTGCAGGAGTACCCCTTGGTGGCAGTGCAGCGTGTGGACAGCGCCATACTGGAGGAAGTATAGTAATTCACCGGCCGCTGGCCGGCCGGTGACGCAGGTTAGCTAAAATTTGGCCGGAGAAAGGAGGTGCCGGTATGGCAGCAACCCAAACACTGCAAATGACCTTTGTCACCCAGGCGGGCACCAGGACCACCATCTCCCTGGATAATCCCAGGGACGACCTCACCGAAGCCGAAGTGGTATCCGCCATGGACGAGATCATCGCCAAAAACATCTTCAACACCAGCGGCGGCGATCTGGTATCCAAGCATAGTGCCCAAATCGTTGATCGGACGGTTAGCGTTCTCTACGGGGGGCAGGCTTAAAGTTTATTAAAGTAACCAGCCGGTGGGGCGGTGCCAAATCACCCCCATCGGCTGGTTAAATAAACTGCGTGGTTAATATCCCCCAAACATTCCCAAACCAAAAAGGAGGCGATCCAATGGAGGAAATGGCCCAACTGGCGTCCAATTACGGTTTTCCCATGGTGGTGGCCGGGTATCTCCTGGTGCGGCTGGAGCCGCTGATCAGGGATTTGGAAAAATCCATCACCCTGCTGACCATGGTGGTGGCCAGACAATCGGATGTGGACGTTGAGCAGATCCGGCAGATTGTAGAGGGTGGGCGGAAAAATACCGCGCCCGGGGATATTTGGGGCCGGGGGTGATGTGGTTGCAATTGGGTACCTTATTATCTGGATAACTATTTCCCTGGTCACAATAAACTTTAACAATTTAAATCGCCACTAACCACTGCCATCTCCATTTCTGTACCATAATTATTCAATAATTTAGCCTGCCTTTCAAATCTGGTATAATAAGGCTAATAGAACCCACCGGAGGGGAGTAGGTTTGGTGAAAATAAAAAGGATAAACCGGACCAACGATTATTTATTTATATTCGGATCGGAAGAGGGCAAAGATGCACTCATAGGTTTTCTTAAATTTCCTGTTCTTAAATAACCCCAGGGGGCCAATGGCAGAGCCATTATATTAAATCATGGATAAGGAATAGGGGGTGCTGATTTGGATGGATACTAAAAGGCAGCTTTACGGTATTAACAGGCTGCTGGCCGATGTATATGGGGAAAATATTCGTATTAGCGCCCTTTTGGCGGATTATTTGGATGCGGCGCAGTTGGAATTCATTAAAACGGAAAAATTGGCTGAGTTTTTGCGAATGATGGTTTTTGGTATCCGTTGCTGTTTTGTCACTATCGCTGGTGGGATGCGCCTGTATTCCATTCTTTCCGCACGGTATGGGCTAGAGGGAGAAGCGCCTCGTACTTTAGCTCAGATTGGGGAAATTGAGGGCGTGACGCGGGAACGCATTCGCCAACTGGAGCAAAAAGCTTTGCATAGATTAAAGCCAACCACAAAGTTTAACGTGCTCAAACAGTTGGCCTGTCTTGCGGCTCGGGAAGTGCTGGGCATTGTAGAACTACCTGCGTGGCCGGGCAAGACCCATGACACGGAATCGGATAATCCCCCACCCCCATCTACGCTAACCGCCGAGTCGCTGGAAAAAATTTTGATCACCGACGATGTGGTCACACTCAAAACCCTGCACCAAAATATCAATTCTGCCGTGGGTGCGGAACGTGGAAACCCCGGTCATATCCGCTATAGTATGTTGCGGCACTGGTTGATTGAAAACGGGTATTTAAAAGAAAATAATAAAAGGGACCAGGCTTAAAGTTTATTAAACTAACCCCATTATTGAGATAATTGGATAAGTTAGATGTCGCCTGAGGCGCAGCTGCAATTCATGCCCTGTTGAGAATGGCTGTTGCATTTATCCCTTGACAAAAGGGCTATCTTGTAATATGTTGTAAGCGTAAGAGCATACATGCATAAATGAGAGAAGTAATAACAGGTTCATTCAATGAACGAGGTAGCCCTTGGTAAAGGGGGTGAATCATAGTGTCTCCCAATAAATTCGGTTCATTTGTTACGGCAAAAAGGAAGGCTAAGGATATCACGCTTAGAAAAATGGCGGAACTGTTGGATTTTTCGCCCGCTTACTGGAGTGATATAGAAAAGGGCAGGAGAAATCCACCCAGCTTGCATAAACTGGAGGAAATAGCTAAAATATTGCTTTTATCAGATGAAGAAACAGATCACATGATCGACCTGGCCTCCGAGGACAGAAATGAAATTCCTATGGATCTACCCGAATACATAAAGGATAACCCCCTTGCCAGAGCCGCCCTTAGAAAAGCCCGCAAAAAAGAAACCGTGGAGGGAAAGCGCGCCGTTACTGAAAAGGCGTGGAAACAGTTCATCCAGGCCCTGGATGAAGAAGGGGGTCAGGCTTAAAGTTTGTTAAAGTAATTATTGCCATTTTTCTATGGCTAATTTAACAATCTTTAAAAATCTTTTTGCCGTTTCCAACTGGGTATATGTTTCTTCTTTACTGACTAAATAAAAATCTGCGTAATCAGATGATTCTCGCCTTACCCTAGCCTTATTTAAGTCTCTACCAGCCGTACGGTTAATTATACCAGACTTTACAAAGTGTTGGTTGAACAGAGATATTACCCCGCTATGTTTTTTGCTATCAAGTTGTTTTAGAGCTAAAAGCGCCCTGGCTGCATTAAACATGGCGTAATAAGATCGTCCTAGGGAATCGTTATACATGCCGGCATCTAATAGTATTTCTGCTGATTTAAGGTGATCATATGCTTTTTGAAGGCGGTACTGAGCTAGCAGCCTGTCTAAGAATTGATACTTTAAAAAACTGTGGTTAGGGGCCTTAAAACAAATTCATATGAATTTATATAAAAATTTTAAGCAGAATGAGGTGCCCCTTTAACTATTTACCAAGCCAACTTCTTTTTATTTCCAAATAGCTTCAAAATGTTGTGCGTAAGGCATAGAAGGACCCATTCTCCGCGCACCAAGTCGAGCCCGCGGAGAAGAAATCTTCGAAAACCC of the Desulfallas thermosapovorans DSM 6562 genome contains:
- a CDS encoding AAA family ATPase is translated as MLDSIQLAGFKSIKKMDLEFSSLNVLIGANGAGKSNLIGFFQLLNYLMTGSLQLYIAENGYADALLHFGAKQTPQMSATLKFSTPAGQNIYHMRLVSAAQDTLIFADEAISFTRSGSDSEAPLVSLGSGHRESKLAGDDLNISGDMKFACNRKTAEVIKKIMQRWRVYHFHDTSKEARIKKQAYLHDNVYLKDDGGNLAAFLYSMKHNHKPHYDRIVKVIQSTAPFFGDFVLEPNALNPNYIMLNWRERGKSNVFGPHQLSDGTLRFMAMTTLLLQPKLPEAIIIDEPELGLHPYAIGILAEIMKMVSRDTQIIISTQSVSLVDHFEPKHIIVVDRVKEQSVFKKLNEKELSHWLESYTIGELWEKNVLGGRPAWI
- a CDS encoding Spx/MgsR family RNA polymerase-binding regulatory protein, with the translated sequence MSWLLFEYPSUGTVKKAKAWLDKKGITYQTRHIVKERPTREEIIDLHKKSGLDIKKLFNTRGAKYKELGLKDIIKTAKDDDLYNFLASDGMLVKRPILTNGEKVLIGFKEQDWEEAFAQY
- a CDS encoding ImmA/IrrE family metallo-endopeptidase, which translates into the protein MILDKDYVPVISGKDMDREAAKFLLKYCPRALVEPMPVPVEEIAELEMNLDIDYVHIAEDGSTLGMMIFTGGNVQLYHQETGRYTWQHYEAGTMLVESSLTEAGNRGRERFTIAHEMVHWDRHRIRFLMLSPRNGQLAGACRCPRERVCRPRTPEEWMEWQADNLAAAILMPAEMFKRKALEFRAMYDAGDLFDGCSFSEILGEDITRQAIINDLAQFFQVSRQAAQIRGVRLKVL
- a CDS encoding sigma-70 family RNA polymerase sigma factor, producing the protein MNRVIKVGRELVPVSEEVYREYYRLARRQRYMERDIKVGRIQVDPAGETAVFVPSKEDSIDRLLEQGVDFAGRQTTEDIVCHKTTRLALQRALAALEPGERELIRALYYENRTVREVARENNVSHVAVVKRHQRVLDKLRKFFI
- a CDS encoding DUF1659 domain-containing protein; amino-acid sequence: MAVDKIPSGTALRMQFQTGVDGDGDPIYRTKSLSNVKTEAQDQDIFDVAQALVQLQEYPLVAVQRVDSAILEEV
- a CDS encoding DUF2922 domain-containing protein, which gives rise to MAATQTLQMTFVTQAGTRTTISLDNPRDDLTEAEVVSAMDEIIAKNIFNTSGGDLVSKHSAQIVDRTVSVLYGGQA
- a CDS encoding YvrJ family protein gives rise to the protein MEEMAQLASNYGFPMVVAGYLLVRLEPLIRDLEKSITLLTMVVARQSDVDVEQIRQIVEGGRKNTAPGDIWGRG
- a CDS encoding sigma factor-like helix-turn-helix DNA-binding protein codes for the protein MDTKRQLYGINRLLADVYGENIRISALLADYLDAAQLEFIKTEKLAEFLRMMVFGIRCCFVTIAGGMRLYSILSARYGLEGEAPRTLAQIGEIEGVTRERIRQLEQKALHRLKPTTKFNVLKQLACLAAREVLGIVELPAWPGKTHDTESDNPPPPSTLTAESLEKILITDDVVTLKTLHQNINSAVGAERGNPGHIRYSMLRHWLIENGYLKENNKRDQA
- a CDS encoding helix-turn-helix domain-containing protein, whose product is MSPNKFGSFVTAKRKAKDITLRKMAELLDFSPAYWSDIEKGRRNPPSLHKLEEIAKILLLSDEETDHMIDLASEDRNEIPMDLPEYIKDNPLARAALRKARKKETVEGKRAVTEKAWKQFIQALDEEGGQA
- a CDS encoding HEPN domain-containing protein; this translates as MCFKAPNHSFLKYQFLDRLLAQYRLQKAYDHLKSAEILLDAGMYNDSLGRSYYAMFNAARALLALKQLDSKKHSGVISLFNQHFVKSGIINRTAGRDLNKARVRRESSDYADFYLVSKEETYTQLETAKRFLKIVKLAIEKWQ